In Clostridium sporogenes, one genomic interval encodes:
- a CDS encoding heavy metal translocating P-type ATPase: MIIKKKLLLKGLHCANCAAKIERAVQKLNIIEEASYNFNNSTLIINLEETHKDSIIKTIQEIVDRIEPGVKVIDKESLKRTVVNAPVKNSNNLNVQNNKEKNLKLDKKENSYEHNHDHSHGHIHDGEDSEELEKKTLIRIISGVVLLILATALKSKETLSIGLYLASYVLIGGKVILSSIRNISKGQVFDENFLMAVATVAAIAVKQYPEAVAVMLFYEVGEFLQDKAVNKSRKSITALMNIRPDYANLVKGEDIEVVSPEDINIDDIIMVKPGEKIPLDGIVIEGQSSVDTSAITGESLISEVAKDSNVLSGYINKNGVIKIKVTKTFEESTVSKILELTENASATKANTEKFITKFARYYTPVVVFAALALALIPTLVLKDPDISKWVYRAAVFLVVSCPCALVISIPLSFFAGIGGASKKGVLIKTGTALEALNDADTIVFDKTGTLTKGVFKVSKIEPEEGVNTEELIEYAAYVESYSNHPIAKSILKYYEKTIDNKRIEDYEEIVARGVTAYIDGKKVYAGNNKLMEELNINYKKSPEDGVILYIALEDKYTGYIVINDEIKKDSKETIKSLKDIGIKKAAMLTGDRKSTANNIGTFLGMDEIYSELLPQEKVEKMQSLKSETSKEGKIVFVGDGVNDAPVLAMSDIGVSMGGLGSDAAIEASDLVLMSDEPSKLVDAIKIARKTHKIVWQNIIIVLIIKFAVLTLAIMGRSTMWMAVFADVGVALIAVINALRILK; encoded by the coding sequence ATGATTATAAAAAAGAAATTGCTTTTAAAAGGCTTACATTGTGCCAATTGTGCAGCAAAAATAGAACGAGCTGTGCAAAAGCTAAATATAATAGAGGAAGCTAGTTATAATTTTAATAATTCAACTTTAATTATTAACTTAGAAGAAACTCATAAAGACAGCATTATAAAAACAATACAAGAAATAGTAGATAGAATAGAACCCGGGGTAAAGGTAATAGATAAAGAAAGCTTAAAAAGAACGGTAGTGAACGCCCCTGTTAAAAATAGTAATAATTTGAACGTGCAGAATAATAAAGAGAAAAATTTAAAATTAGATAAAAAAGAAAATAGTTATGAGCATAATCATGATCATAGTCATGGACACATTCATGATGGAGAAGATAGTGAAGAGTTAGAAAAGAAGACTCTTATAAGAATTATTTCAGGAGTGGTTTTATTAATTTTAGCTACTGCATTGAAATCTAAAGAAACTTTGTCTATAGGTCTATATTTAGCTTCATATGTATTAATTGGAGGTAAGGTAATACTAAGTTCCATAAGAAATATATCTAAAGGACAAGTATTTGATGAAAATTTTTTAATGGCTGTTGCAACTGTAGCAGCTATAGCAGTAAAACAGTATCCAGAAGCAGTAGCGGTTATGTTGTTTTATGAAGTAGGAGAGTTCTTGCAGGATAAAGCTGTTAACAAATCTAGAAAATCTATAACAGCACTTATGAATATAAGACCTGACTATGCTAATTTAGTTAAAGGTGAAGATATAGAAGTAGTTTCTCCAGAAGATATTAATATAGATGATATTATAATGGTAAAACCAGGAGAAAAAATTCCGCTAGATGGTATAGTGATAGAGGGACAATCTTCTGTGGACACATCAGCTATAACAGGTGAATCTTTAATAAGTGAAGTTGCAAAAGATAGCAATGTATTAAGTGGATATATAAATAAAAATGGAGTTATAAAAATAAAAGTTACAAAAACCTTTGAAGAATCTACAGTTTCAAAAATATTGGAATTAACAGAAAATGCATCAGCTACTAAAGCAAATACAGAAAAATTCATAACAAAGTTTGCCAGATATTATACTCCTGTAGTTGTTTTTGCGGCTTTAGCTTTAGCATTAATCCCTACACTAGTACTGAAAGATCCAGATATATCTAAGTGGGTTTATAGAGCAGCTGTATTTTTAGTAGTATCTTGTCCCTGTGCTTTAGTAATATCAATACCTTTAAGTTTCTTTGCTGGTATTGGAGGTGCATCTAAAAAAGGTGTTTTAATAAAAACAGGAACAGCATTAGAAGCTCTAAATGATGCAGATACAATAGTATTTGATAAAACAGGAACTCTAACTAAAGGTGTATTTAAAGTATCAAAAATTGAGCCAGAAGAAGGAGTAAATACAGAAGAATTAATAGAATATGCTGCTTATGTAGAAAGTTATTCTAATCACCCTATTGCAAAATCTATACTAAAATATTATGAAAAAACCATAGATAACAAAAGAATAGAAGATTATGAAGAAATAGTTGCAAGAGGTGTAACTGCTTATATTGATGGCAAAAAAGTTTATGCTGGTAATAATAAATTAATGGAAGAATTGAATATTAACTATAAAAAATCTCCAGAGGATGGAGTAATCCTTTATATAGCATTAGAAGATAAGTATACAGGTTATATAGTTATAAATGACGAAATAAAGAAAGATTCAAAAGAAACAATAAAATCATTAAAAGATATAGGCATAAAAAAAGCAGCTATGCTTACAGGAGATAGAAAATCTACAGCTAATAATATAGGAACATTCCTAGGAATGGATGAAATATATTCAGAACTTTTACCACAGGAAAAGGTAGAAAAGATGCAGTCTTTAAAATCCGAAACATCTAAAGAGGGAAAAATTGTTTTTGTAGGTGATGGAGTAAATGATGCTCCAGTATTAGCTATGTCAGATATAGGGGTATCTATGGGAGGATTAGGATCTGATGCAGCTATAGAAGCATCTGATTTAGTTTTAATGTCTGATGAACCATCAAAATTAGTAGATGCTATAAAAATAGCTAGAAAAACTCATAAAATAGTATGGCAAAATATAATTATAGTTTTAATAATTAAGTTTGCAGTACTAACTTTAGCTATAATGGGAAGAAGTACTATGTGGATGGCTGTTTTCGCAGATGTAGGTGTGGCTTTAATAGCGGTAATAAATGCTTTAAGAATACTAAAATAA
- a CDS encoding ArsR/SmtB family transcription factor, which translates to MDKEKQIDTCTCNVIHHDVVDKVKDNMIEEDKAQDLGDFFKVLSEPTRIKILYALSSSEMCVCDISNLLNMTQSAVSHQLKVLRTARLIKFRKEGKVVYYSLDDSHVENVFKQGLEHIMHR; encoded by the coding sequence ATGGATAAAGAAAAACAGATAGATACTTGCACATGCAATGTAATTCACCATGATGTAGTAGATAAAGTTAAAGATAATATGATAGAAGAGGATAAAGCACAGGATTTAGGGGATTTTTTTAAGGTTCTATCAGAACCAACTAGAATAAAAATTTTATATGCATTATCATCATCGGAAATGTGTGTATGTGATATTTCAAATCTTCTTAATATGACACAATCAGCGGTGTCTCATCAGCTTAAAGTTTTAAGAACAGCTAGACTCATAAAATTTAGAAAAGAGGGTAAAGTTGTTTATTATTCATTAGATGACTCACATGTAGAGAATGTATTTAAGCAAGGATTAGAACACATAATGCATAGATAA